In Triplophysa rosa linkage group LG7, Trosa_1v2, whole genome shotgun sequence, the following proteins share a genomic window:
- the hdhd3 gene encoding haloacid dehalogenase-like hydrolase domain-containing protein 3, with protein MRGPVRWVLWDVKDTLLKVRRSVGEQYSAEAERVGLKLPAADVETAFRQAYRQRSQLFPNYGRAQGMGSQRWWTGLVKDTFVQCGVNDSAVLDRLASNLYHNFCGAENWEVFSDSNGTLKICGTLGLKQGVVSNFDKRLENILKECGLLTHFSFLLTSEEAGVAKPDPDIFSQALVRCGVPASSVAHVGDHYVNDYLTSRSLGIQGFLLDRQNSLGHLDIPPHHRLHSLEELPARLQQEIN; from the exons ATGCGGGGACCAGTGCGTTGGGTATTATGGGATGTGAAGGACACGCTGTTAAAGGTCCGTCGCTCTGTTGGGGAGCAGTACTCTGCCGAGGCGGAAAGAGTCGGGCTGAAACTGCCAGCGGCAGATGTAGAAACCGCATTCAGACAGGCTTACAGACAGCGATCGCAACTCTTTCCTAACTACGGCAGAGCTCAGGGAATGGGCAGCCAGAGGTGGTGGACTGGACTAGTGAAGGACACTTTTGTCCAGTGTGGGGTCAATGACTCTGCTGTGTTGGATAGACTGGCCAGCAACCTCTATCACAATTTCTGCGGAGCAGAAAACTGGGAG GTATTTTCTGATTCCAATGGCACCCTGAAGATCTGCGGCACCCTGGGATTAAAACAAGGAGTTGTCTCTAACTTTGACAAGCGTTTGGAAAACATCCTGAAGGAATGTGGTCTCCTCACTCACTTCTCATTTCTTCTGACATCAGAGGAAGCTGGGGTGGCTAAACCTGACCCTGACATTTTCAGCCAGGCCCTGGTGCGGTGTGGCGTGCCAGCCTCCAGTGTAGCTCATGTGGGGGACCATTATGTGAATGACTACCTGACCTCACGCTCACTGGGTATTCAAGGTTTTCTGCTCGACAGACAAAATAGTCTTGGACACCTTGATATTCCCCCTCATCATAGATTACACAGCCTAGAAGAATTACCAGCTCGACTACAACAAGAAATCAACTGA